The Phragmites australis chromosome 15, lpPhrAust1.1, whole genome shotgun sequence genome window below encodes:
- the LOC133892470 gene encoding uncharacterized protein LOC133892470 isoform X1, translating to MCYPYSLMLSVVFRRSEREGLQMDNFLSAVLGELTNRSINFIINKCSKPPALPVEDSLQRALLRAQVIVDEAMGRHITNRAMLQQLDLLRNTMHRGFYTLDTFRYQSQDKEETEDQIVSHPSLFSKISSFKDFRLSSGTSTRILEEMQAMLDCLNFRILDSKELVLFLASYPCMYREPYSMYLLLSKCMFGRQMETQLVINFLLHRHTCGTEELEVLPIVGPSKVGKSTLVAHVCKDVRVRDHFSEILFLHNHDFTDDELATLREGCAMKDQSRVSSSNKDGRLLVVVELIGDLNEDAWNRLYSASKWSMQSGSKIIVTSRSHKIIKFGTTRALTLRYLSHEAYWYFFKTLTFGSMDPKMHPRHAHLAMEIARMQKGSLIGANVTGRLLRDNFDIHFWCKVLAFLRGLIQKHVSKFGEHPLDLMNQSRPAQLGRMATPSEDFLIYFQC from the exons ATGTGCTATCCTTATTCCTTAATGCTCAG CGTTGTCTTCcggaggagtgagagagagggccTCCAAATGGATAATTTCCTTTCTGCAGTACTGGGCGAGCTGACCAATAGATCCATAAATTTCATCATCAACAAGTGCTCCAAGCCACCAGCGCTGCCCGTGGAGGACAGCCTGCAAAGGGCTCTCCTCCGGGCGCAGGTCATTGTCGATGAGGCCATGGGGCGGCACATTACAAACCGAGCTATGCTCCAGCAGCTGGACTTGCTGAGAAACACCATGCACCGAGGCTTTTACACACTCGACACCTTCAGATACCAATCTCAAGACAAAGAGGAGACCGAAGATCAGATCGTGAGTCACCCTTCACTATTCTCCAAAATTAGTTCGTTCAAAGATTTCCGTTTGTCCAGTGGAACAAGTAcacggattttggaagaaatgcaAGCGATGCTTGACTGCTTGAACTTCAGGATCCTTGATTCGAAAGAGCTGGTCCTGTTCTTGGCGAGCTATCCCTGCATGTACCGAGAGCCTTACAGCATGTATCTCCTGTTGAGCAAGTGCATGTTTGGCCGCCAGATGGAAACACAACTTGTCATCAACTTCCTGTTGCACAGACACACTTGCGGTACTGAAGAACTGGAGGTCCTGCCAATTGTTGGTCCCAGCAAAGTTGGCAAGAGCACCCTTGTTGCTCATGTTTGTAAGGATGTAAGAGTCCGCGATCATTTCTCAGAAATCTTGTTCTTGCACAACCATGATTTTACTGATGACGAGCTAGCTACTCTCAGAGAAGGATGTGCGATGAAAGATCAAAGTCGTGTGTCAAGCTCGAACAAAGATGGGAGATTGCTAGTTGTTGTTGAGTTAATTGGAGACCTCAATGAAGATGCATGGAATAGGCTGTATTCTGCTTCTAAATGGAGCATGCAAAGCGGTAGTAAAATCATAGTCACAAGCCGGTCTCACAAGATCATAAAGTTTGGAACAACACGGGCTCTAACTCTGAGGTATCTGTCCCATGAGGCATACTGGTATTTCTTCAAGACACTTACATTTGGAAGCATGGATCCCAAGATGCACCCGAGGCATGCGCACCTGGCCATGGAGATAGCCAGGATGCAGAAAGGTTCCCTCATTGGCGCAAACGTCACTGGTCGTTTGCTGAGGGACAACTTTGACATTCACTTTTGGTGCAAGGTTCTGGCCTTCTTGAGAGGGCTTATCCAGAAACATGTCTCCAAATTTGGTGAGCATCCACTTGATCTTATGAACCAAAGTAGACCTGCACAGCTTGGGAGAATGGCTACACCTTCTGAAGATTTCCTGATTTATTTTCAGTGTTAA
- the LOC133892399 gene encoding pentatricopeptide repeat-containing protein At3g06430, chloroplastic-like, producing MSLPPAYTPSRCPFSTLFSDSRMSPPPLLLHPGLGMPRWGLTGRGEVGVSSSTGRYGGGPTPPQGKHWKAGDFPGTVDAPNPPTPPQGKRGPSESSQLSDRKRHWKAGEFPETAAATNSRTSRIPLKNVKKRLDARAEAKAWACTVTEALADRIHSKNWHEALQVFEMLQEQPFYHPKEGTYMKLIVLLGRSGQPSRAHQLFNEMLHQGCPPTPELYTALIGAYCRSCLLDEALQLLTDMKASPLCQPDVYTYSTIIKACVDASRFDLVDAMYKDMAERFIAPNTVTQNIVLSGYGKAGRLDDMERVLSDMLDSTTCKPDVWTMNIILSLFGNTGQVESMEKWYEKFRSYGIEPETRTLNILIGAYGKKRMYDKMSAVMEYMRKLAFPWTTATYNNVIEAFADAGDDKNMEHTFNQMRSEGMKPDTKTFCCLINGFSKAGLFHKVVGMVKLAERLDVPANTSFHNAILAACAKADDLMEMERVFRHMKHKQCAPDAETYSILVEAYRKEGMTDKIYALHQENPTLVLTDLVMV from the exons ATGAGCCTGCCGCCGGCCTATACCCCTTCCCGTTGTCCTTTTTCTACTCTCTTCTCCGACTCCCGaatgtcgccgccgccgcttcttctCCATCCGGGCCTGGGGATGCCGCGGTGGGGGCTAACCGGGAGAGGGGAGGTGGGGGTGTCGTCGTCCACCGGCAGATATGGCGGCGGCCCCACCCCGCCACAAGGGAAGCACTGGAAGGCGGGGGACTTCCCGGGGACCGTCGACGCCCCCAATCCACCCACCCCGCCACAAGGGAAGCGCGGGCCCTCGGAGTCATCCCAACTCTCGGATCGGAAGAGGCACTGGAAGGCGGGGGAGTTCCCGGAGACCGCAGCCGCCACCAATTCAAGAACGTCAAGGATTCCCCTCAAGAACGTGAAGAAGCGGCTGGACGCCCGCGCGGAGGCCAAGGCGTGGGCGTGCACCGTCACCGAGGCTCTCGCCGACCGCATCCACTCCAAGAACTGGCATGAGGCGCTCCAG GTCTTTGAGATGCTCCAGGAGCAGCCTTTCTACCATCCCAAAGAGGGCACCTACATGAAGCTCATCGTGCTGCTTGGCAGATCAGGCCAGCCCTCCCGAGCGCACCAACTCTTCAACGAGATGCTGCACCAAGGATGCCCACCCACCCCCGAGCTCTACACCGCCTTGATCGGAGCCTACTGCCGCAGCTGCCTACTGGATGAGGCGCTCCAGCTCCTCACTGACATGAAGGCCTCCCCGCTGTGCCAGCCTGACGTCTACACCTACAGCACCATCATCAAGGCCTGTGTCGACGCCTCCAGATTTGACCTCGTCGATGCTATGTACAAAGACATGGCTGAGCGCTTTATAGCACCCAACACGGTCACGCAGAACATTGTTCTCAGCGGCTACGGAAAGGCTGGACGGTTGGATGACATGGAGAGAGTGCTTTCTGACATGCTAGACAGCACAACCTGCAAACCGGACGTCTGGACCATGAACATTATCTTAAGCCTATTTGGCAACACTGGACAGGTTGAATCCATGGAGAAATGGTACGAGAAATTCCGAAGCTATGGGATCGAACCGGAGACTCGTACACTGAACATCCTCATTGGCGCCTATGGGAAGAAGCGCATGTACGACAAGATGTCTGCGGTCATGGAGTACATGCGCAAGCTAGCATTCCCATGGACCACTGCCACATACAACAACGTGATTGAGGCATTTGCTGATGCCGGTGATGACAAAAACATGGAACACACATTTAACCAGATGCGCTCCGAGGGGATGAAGCCAGATACAAAGACCTTCTGTTGTCTAATAAATGGGTTTAGCAAAGCAGGCCTTTTCCATAAGGTGGTGGGAATGGTTAAGCTTGCTGAGAGGCTTGATGTGCCCGCAAATACATCTTTCCACAATGCTATTCTTGCTGCATGCGCAAAAGCAGATGATctgatggagatggagagggTCTTCAGGCACATGAAGCATAAGCAGTGTGCTCCGGATGCCGAGACATACTCTATCTTGGTGGAAGCTTATCGGAAGGAAGGAATGACCGACAAGATTTACGCTTTGCATCAGGAGAACCCAACTTTGGTTCTGACTGATCTTGTCATGGTGTAA
- the LOC133892470 gene encoding uncharacterized protein LOC133892470 isoform X2, whose protein sequence is MCYPYSLMLSVVFRRSEREGLQMDNFLSAVLGELTNRSINFIINKCSKPPALPVEDSLQRALLRAQVIVDEAMGRHITNRAMLQQLDLLRNTMHRGFYTLDTFRYQSQDKEETEDQIVSHPSLFSKISSFKDFRLSSGTSTRILEEMQAMLDCLNFRILDSKELVLFLASYPCMYREPYSMYLLLSKCMFGRQMETQLVINFLLHRHTCGTEELEVLPIVGPSKVGKSTLVAHVCKDVRVRDHFSEILFLHNHDFTDDELATLREGCAMKDQSRVSSSNKDGRLLVVVELIGDLNEDAWNRLYSASKWSMQSGSKIIVTSRSHKIIKFGTTRALTLRYLSHEAYWYFFKTLTFGSMDPKMHPRHAHLAMEIARMQKGSLIGANVTGRLLRDNFDIHFWCKVLAFLRGLIQKHVSKFVLTLFSRGGSKD, encoded by the exons ATGTGCTATCCTTATTCCTTAATGCTCAG CGTTGTCTTCcggaggagtgagagagagggccTCCAAATGGATAATTTCCTTTCTGCAGTACTGGGCGAGCTGACCAATAGATCCATAAATTTCATCATCAACAAGTGCTCCAAGCCACCAGCGCTGCCCGTGGAGGACAGCCTGCAAAGGGCTCTCCTCCGGGCGCAGGTCATTGTCGATGAGGCCATGGGGCGGCACATTACAAACCGAGCTATGCTCCAGCAGCTGGACTTGCTGAGAAACACCATGCACCGAGGCTTTTACACACTCGACACCTTCAGATACCAATCTCAAGACAAAGAGGAGACCGAAGATCAGATCGTGAGTCACCCTTCACTATTCTCCAAAATTAGTTCGTTCAAAGATTTCCGTTTGTCCAGTGGAACAAGTAcacggattttggaagaaatgcaAGCGATGCTTGACTGCTTGAACTTCAGGATCCTTGATTCGAAAGAGCTGGTCCTGTTCTTGGCGAGCTATCCCTGCATGTACCGAGAGCCTTACAGCATGTATCTCCTGTTGAGCAAGTGCATGTTTGGCCGCCAGATGGAAACACAACTTGTCATCAACTTCCTGTTGCACAGACACACTTGCGGTACTGAAGAACTGGAGGTCCTGCCAATTGTTGGTCCCAGCAAAGTTGGCAAGAGCACCCTTGTTGCTCATGTTTGTAAGGATGTAAGAGTCCGCGATCATTTCTCAGAAATCTTGTTCTTGCACAACCATGATTTTACTGATGACGAGCTAGCTACTCTCAGAGAAGGATGTGCGATGAAAGATCAAAGTCGTGTGTCAAGCTCGAACAAAGATGGGAGATTGCTAGTTGTTGTTGAGTTAATTGGAGACCTCAATGAAGATGCATGGAATAGGCTGTATTCTGCTTCTAAATGGAGCATGCAAAGCGGTAGTAAAATCATAGTCACAAGCCGGTCTCACAAGATCATAAAGTTTGGAACAACACGGGCTCTAACTCTGAGGTATCTGTCCCATGAGGCATACTGGTATTTCTTCAAGACACTTACATTTGGAAGCATGGATCCCAAGATGCACCCGAGGCATGCGCACCTGGCCATGGAGATAGCCAGGATGCAGAAAGGTTCCCTCATTGGCGCAAACGTCACTGGTCGTTTGCTGAGGGACAACTTTGACATTCACTTTTGGTGCAAGGTTCTGGCCTTCTTGAGAGGGCTTATCCAGAAACATGTCTCCAAATTTG TGTTAACGCTCTTCTCAAGAGGAGGTTCCAAAGATTAG
- the LOC133893518 gene encoding uncharacterized protein LOC133893518: protein MANGASASSAPGSSSSPQAGGGGDAPRPRAGSDPLLIVCRCFSVVTAATALLCVAVNVLSAVQSFRAGSDIFGGIFRCYAVVFSLFVGILETEWGFIIKFWKIFEYWPARGMLQIFVAVMTKAYPNVERNDLILLQEIASYMLLACGAVYVISGILCIGVLKRSRQQKATSWEQAVKDLQKLEKRREELEALLNAERSEMV from the exons ATGGCGAATGGGGCCTCCGCGTCGTCGGCGCCCGGGTCCTCCTCGTCTCCgcaggccggcggcggcggggacgcgCCGCGGCCGCGCGCCGGCTCCGACCCGCTCCTCATCGTCTGCCGCTGCTTCAGCGTCGTCACGGCCGCCACCGCGCTCCTCTGCGTCGCCGTCAACGTGCTCTCCGCCGTACAGTCCTTCCGCGCCGGCTCCGAT ATATTTGGGGGCATCTTCCGGTGCTACGCGGTGGTGTTCTCGCTGTTCGTGGGCATCCTCGAGACCGAGTGGGGATTCATCATCAAGTTCTGGAAG ATATTTGAATACTGGCCTGCAAGAGGAATGCTACAGATCTT TGTTGCTGTCATGACGAAGGCATACCCAAATGTTGAAAGGAATGATCTAATTTTGCTCCAGGAGATTGCCAGCTATATGCTTCTTGCATGTGGAGCTGTCTACGTAATCTCG GGGATATTGTGCATTGGTGTGTTAAAACGTTCTCGGCAGCAGAAAGCGACATCATGGGAGCAAGCAGTCAAGGATCTGCAG AAGCTTGAGAAACGGAGAGAAGAACTTGAGGCACTGTTAAATGCTGAGCGATCTGAGATGGTCTGA